In the Marinomonas algicola genome, one interval contains:
- a CDS encoding LysR family transcriptional regulator has product MSIKNYSLGQVGDYEIKQLKVFKTVVDCGGFSAAETSLNIGRSTISLHISNLESRLNLVLCKRGRAGFSLTEEGVIIYKMTENLIESLDEFRTTVNNLNSSLTGKLRIALSDKVSLDPRSHFPELIQRFSIEALDVSITTNISSMSNIERMILNDEADVGFIPYHRKLDGLDYVHLYSDNCYLYCGKSHPLASLSEVEQSEQADIFPATHAGLKPHEAVSHQISHMNLTAISYFYDSRLALILSGQYIGFLPEAYAQPYLEKGDIAVVAPNERSYTLGVAVISKKTAQPNKPRELFLKVLHQTVDELVVAPY; this is encoded by the coding sequence ATGAGTATCAAGAATTATTCACTGGGTCAGGTAGGCGATTACGAAATTAAGCAATTAAAAGTGTTTAAAACCGTTGTCGATTGCGGTGGCTTCTCTGCGGCTGAAACCTCACTTAATATTGGTCGTTCAACCATTAGCTTACATATTTCTAATCTAGAATCTCGTCTTAACTTGGTTTTATGCAAGCGAGGACGAGCGGGCTTTTCGCTTACAGAGGAAGGTGTCATTATCTATAAAATGACAGAAAACCTAATTGAATCTCTGGATGAGTTCCGCACGACAGTGAATAATTTGAACTCCAGTTTGACCGGTAAGTTGAGAATCGCTCTTTCAGATAAAGTGAGTCTTGATCCCCGTAGTCATTTTCCAGAATTGATTCAACGTTTTTCGATTGAAGCATTGGATGTCTCAATTACGACCAATATTTCTTCCATGTCGAATATTGAGCGTATGATTTTAAATGATGAGGCTGATGTTGGTTTTATTCCTTATCATCGCAAGTTGGATGGTTTGGATTATGTTCACTTATACAGTGATAACTGCTATCTGTATTGCGGTAAAAGTCACCCACTCGCGTCTCTTTCAGAAGTCGAGCAATCCGAACAAGCTGATATTTTTCCTGCTACTCATGCTGGCTTAAAACCCCATGAAGCGGTTAGCCATCAAATCTCTCATATGAATTTAACGGCTATTTCATACTTTTATGACAGTCGGTTAGCGCTTATTCTATCGGGCCAGTACATAGGCTTTTTACCAGAAGCCTATGCACAACCTTATTTAGAAAAGGGTGACATAGCGGTCGTAGCCCCAAATGAACGATCCTATACGTTGGGAGTGGCGGTTATTTCGAAAAAAACAGCACAACCCAATAAACCTAGGGAGCTTTTCCTCAAGGTATTGCATCAAACTGTGGATGAGCTGGTGGTTGCGCCTTATTAA